The Naumovozyma dairenensis CBS 421 chromosome 1, complete genome genomic interval AAGCAAATAGAGCAAAAATGAACGGGCCCTAAACTCTCAAATAAACCTACAACTGTAAGTTTGGGAGCTGTACAGGGTAAGAGCCTGGTAAAGAGTTTATTTAGACTATAGGGGTACAAAGCTCCTACAGTATCAACCTTTAGGGTTTTGTGTAAAACTCCTCGAGGAAAAATTCCCATGGAACCCTGCTGTTACTGACTCTGTACTGCACTGCACTGTACTCACTGTTGTTGtcatttcttcaaatccaaacgattttgttttgttcaACAGAAAAATGTCACATGCTTGACGTAGTGATTATTTTTGATGAGTTTATCAGCTGAATATTAGGATTAGGACTCAATTAtagcaacaacaaagaaGCAAAACCGATTTAAacttcatctttattagCGTTTCCCATTCAAGCTGCAACAGGAACGACTGGACTCATATTCTCGGAGATACGCAAGGTAACTTTTCTCGTCAACCTATTAAAGCACTTATCCTCGATCTAGACACTCTTTTATAAGATAAAGGGACTCATACTTAACGTAACGTAAAGGTTTACTTATTTAATCAATTAAGCAAACCAATTTAACGAGGTTGTTATCACTTCCATCCCTTTCTTATTGCATATCATAGAGActtaacaaaaaaatcaatacaaaaaaagatGTCTATCAAACAACATAAAGTTGTCCATGAAGCTCAAGGCGTTGAAGTCCGTCAAGCTCCAGACCATTTCTACAATAGTCAACCAGGAGCCAGTTATATCAATGACATGGATCACTACCGTCAATTATATGATCAATCTATCAATGATCctgaaaaattctttgGTGAAAAAGCCAATGAATTTTTAGCATGGGATAAACCATTCACAAAGGTCAAATCTGGTTCATTGGAACATGGTGATGCTGCATGGTTCTTAAATGGTGAATTGAACGCTTCTTATAATTGTGTCGATAGACATGCGTTCGTGGATCCAAATAAACCTGCTATCATTTATGaagctgatgatgaaaatgaaaatagaACTATCACATTTGGTGAATTATTAAGACAAGTGTCTCAAGTAGCTGGTGTCTTGAAAAGTTGGGGTGTTAAGAAAGGTGATACAGTTGGTGTTTATTTACCAATGATTCCTGAAGCTATTGTTGCCATGTTGGCCGTCGCACGTCTTGGTGCTATTCATTCCGTCATATTTGCCGGTTTTTCTGCAGGTTCTTTGAAAGATCGTATCGTGGATGCCGGTTGTAAAGTAGTTATAACTTGTGATGAAGGTAAAAGAGGTGGTAAGACCGTTCATACTAAGAAGATTGTTGATGAAGGTTTGAATGGTGTAGATTCTGTTTCTCATATCTTGGTTTTCCAAAGAACTGGTTCTGAAGGAATCTCCATGAAGGCAGGCAGAGATTTTTGGTGGcatcaagaaattgaaaagcAAAGAAGATACTTGCCAGCTGTTCCATGCAATGCTGAAGATCCATTATTTCTATTATATACTTCTGGTTCCACTGGTACTCCAAAGGGTGTTGTTCATACCACTGGTGGTTATTTATTAGGTGCAGCATTAACTACAAGATATGTCTTTGATATTCATCCAGAAGATGTGTTATTCACCGCTGGTGATGTTGGTTGGATTACTGGTCATACTTATGCATTATATGGTCCATTAGTTCTAGGTACCGCAACTATCATATTTGAATCTACTCCTGCATATCCGGATTATGGGAGATATTGGAGAATCATTGAACGTCATAGAGCTACGCATTTCTATGTAGCACCAACTGCGTTAAGATTAATTAAACGTGTAGGTGAAGCGGAAATTGCCAAATATGATACATCTTCATTAAGAGTTCTTGGATCTGTTGGTGAACCTATTTCTCCAGATTTATGGGAATGGTACCATGAAAAAGTTGGTAATAAAGATTGTGTGGTTTGTGACACTATGTGGCAAACTGAATCTGGTTCTCATTTAATTGCACCATTAGCTGGTGCAGTTCCAACTAAACCTGGCTCTGCTACAGTTCCATTCTTTGGTATTGAAGCTTGTATAATTGATCCTGTCACTGGTGTTGAATTGGAAGGCAATGATGTGGAAGGTGTCTTAGCAGTTAAAAACACATGGCCATCCATGGCTAGATCTATTTGGAATAACCATAGTCATTATATCAACACATACTTGAAGCCATATCCAGGTTATTACTTCACAGGTGATGGTGCAGGTAGAGATCATGATGGTTATTATTGGATTAGAGGTAGAGTAGATGATGTTGTTAACGTTTCAGGTCATAGATTATCTACAGCAGAAATTGAAGCATCCTTAGTTAACAATGAACATGTTTCTGAAGCTGCAGTTGTTGGTATTGCTGATGAATTAACTGGTCAAGCGGTTGTTGCATTTGTTTCCTTAAAGAAATCATTTGTTCAAGAAAATGCAGAAGAGGGTGATTTTGAACATGCAACGCCAACTGAATTACGTCGTGAATTGATCTTACAAGTGAGAACAGAAATTGGACCATTTGCGGCTCCTAAGAATATTGTATTAATAAGAGATTTACCAAAGACAAGGTCTGGTAAGATTATGAGAAGAGTTTTGAGAAAAATTGCATCTAATGAAGCGGATCAATTAGGAGATTTATCTACTTTGGCTAATGCTGATATTGTTCCATCTATTATAACAGCTGTTGAAAACCAGTTTTTGGCAGCCAAAAAATGATTGCgtactattaataattaCGATGATctagatgaagaaaagaacaaaaaacaacaaataatacgcattaaaagaaaagaagactATTGTATATAAcagataagaaaaaatgaaccGTCGCCGGCTCCCACCCCACCCCACCGTAATTATGGTGTTGAATAAAAAGACGTTTGATTTTTATAGAtcaatatttatatttaaaaaaaagaaaagatattatattatattatattatattatattataagataataatggaagCAGAACCCAATTAACATTGTCAcgaaaacaacaaaaagaaTAGTCTATACGTGTCTGTTTATGTAAACTGTAATAAATGAATGTATATAGGCCATATAATAGGGAAGATTGTTGTCTGCGTCACAATCTTAACGATTCACATTCTCTGTTAATTAAGGGCATATTTTGTACCACCCAATTACTATCTCTCATAGCGGCCTTAGAATCTTTATAAGTagattttttattcattgattgaCGAATAGCTTTAtccaatatatttttataatcatcttgaaattctttaaattctcTAATAATTAAGTTGTCATTAAATTCCACATAAACTCTTGTTTCATAGATTCTACAAATGACATTATCTACCCTTAAAAAGAATCGTGATAAGATCAATAGTCGTTCCTCCATGACTCTAATTTTCACATTCAAAACGGAGATCCCATTATCAGccaattcatcttcaaacaAAATCATATCGTCgaaaaacaatattttatcCAACCTACTAAGTTTATCCATTGGTAATTGTACATCATTATCcaattgtaattttttcttttccaaattttcaCCATTAAAGATTTCTGTCCCTTTATATTTAGTTGAATAAGTCcaatcaaaatttttcattgaatttctATTAACATGATCCACCCATTTATCTGAATAAGATACTTTAATAATATCCTTAATTTCCGTGTTTGTATTGAccattttcaaagaatctAAGGCGTTGAATGATAAAGACCAATTatgttttaaattttccaatttaatgaaattattaccaaatatCATTTCAGGTAATGTATCGAATgataattcatttgttATCCAATGGTCAATTTCTTGTGCGTTTAAGATGGTACCCTTTTTAGAGGATATTTTCCATTCATTGTTGTTTATTAACATGGATGGGTTATCTATTATTGGTAATGTTGCTACAGGTGctggtattattattgatcCACAGTTTGAACATGATGGATTGTTTGGATTATTACAAACGTGTTTAGaaggaggaggaggaggaagaggagatgaagaagaagaagaa includes:
- the NDAI0A01240 gene encoding uncharacterized protein (similar to Saccharomyces cerevisiae ACS2 (YLR153C); ancestral locus Anc_8.367), yielding MSIKQHKVVHEAQGVEVRQAPDHFYNSQPGASYINDMDHYRQLYDQSINDPEKFFGEKANEFLAWDKPFTKVKSGSLEHGDAAWFLNGELNASYNCVDRHAFVDPNKPAIIYEADDENENRTITFGELLRQVSQVAGVLKSWGVKKGDTVGVYLPMIPEAIVAMLAVARLGAIHSVIFAGFSAGSLKDRIVDAGCKVVITCDEGKRGGKTVHTKKIVDEGLNGVDSVSHILVFQRTGSEGISMKAGRDFWWHQEIEKQRRYLPAVPCNAEDPLFLLYTSGSTGTPKGVVHTTGGYLLGAALTTRYVFDIHPEDVLFTAGDVGWITGHTYALYGPLVLGTATIIFESTPAYPDYGRYWRIIERHRATHFYVAPTALRLIKRVGEAEIAKYDTSSLRVLGSVGEPISPDLWEWYHEKVGNKDCVVCDTMWQTESGSHLIAPLAGAVPTKPGSATVPFFGIEACIIDPVTGVELEGNDVEGVLAVKNTWPSMARSIWNNHSHYINTYLKPYPGYYFTGDGAGRDHDGYYWIRGRVDDVVNVSGHRLSTAEIEASLVNNEHVSEAAVVGIADELTGQAVVAFVSLKKSFVQENAEEGDFEHATPTELRRELILQVRTEIGPFAAPKNIVLIRDLPKTRSGKIMRRVLRKIASNEADQLGDLSTLANADIVPSIITAVENQFLAAKK
- the TIP41 gene encoding Tip41p (similar to Saccharomyces cerevisiae TIP41 (YPR040W); ancestral locus Anc_7.457), with product MSSPNNTTIPLGTPTTNNDVNSNDNKNNKDTLNSSSSSSSSSSTATATSPRSSSSSRFSIRNHTTTTTTTSSSSLPFSSRGINTLQINSARQMHARTIRARQPQTATNIQSSFSSSSTTFQPPKRFLPPSKPSSSSSSSSSSSPLPPPPPSKHVCNNPNNPSCSNCGSIIIPAPVATLPIIDNPSMLINNNEWKISSKKGTILNAQEIDHWITNELSFDTLPEMIFGNNFIKLENLKHNWSLSFNALDSLKMVNTNTEIKDIIKVSYSDKWVDHVNRNSMKNFDWTYSTKYKGTEIFNGENLEKKKLQLDNDVQLPMDKLSRLDKILFFDDMILFEDELADNGISVLNVKIRVMEERLLILSRFFLRVDNVICRIYETRVYVEFNDNLIIREFKEFQDDYKNILDKAIRQSMNKKSTYKDSKAAMRDSNWVVQNMPLINRECESLRL